One genomic segment of Nitratidesulfovibrio sp. includes these proteins:
- the lepB gene encoding signal peptidase I, which yields MQQKSLLLEYVEALVVAFALAMLIRTFVVQAYKIPSGSMLETLQIGDHLLVNKFSYGVKLPFTHKVVLPVGDPQRGDIIVFEYPGDPSIDYIKRIVGQPGDVIEVRNKQLYRNGEAVQEAYIRHSQPGIVMPVRDSFGPVTVPEGHYFAMGDNRDDSQDSRFWGFVPRGAIRGKAWVIYWSWEGLGNVRWDRIGTVLH from the coding sequence ATGCAACAGAAAAGCCTGCTGTTGGAATACGTGGAGGCGCTTGTCGTCGCCTTTGCGCTGGCCATGCTCATCCGCACCTTCGTGGTGCAGGCGTACAAGATTCCTTCCGGTTCCATGCTTGAAACCTTGCAGATCGGCGACCACCTGCTGGTCAACAAGTTCAGCTACGGGGTCAAGCTGCCCTTCACCCACAAGGTGGTGCTGCCCGTGGGCGATCCGCAGCGCGGCGACATCATCGTGTTCGAGTACCCCGGCGATCCTTCCATCGACTACATCAAGCGCATCGTGGGGCAGCCCGGCGACGTGATAGAGGTGCGCAACAAGCAGCTGTACCGCAACGGCGAAGCAGTGCAGGAAGCGTACATCCGTCATTCGCAGCCCGGCATCGTCATGCCCGTGCGTGACAGCTTCGGCCCGGTCACCGTGCCGGAAGGTCACTACTTCGCCATGGGCGACAACAGGGACGACTCGCAGGATTCCCGCTTCTGGGGCTTTGTCCCGCGCGGGGCCATCCGGGGCAAGGCGTGGGTCATCTACTGGTCGTGGGAAGGGCTTGGCAACGTGCGCTGGGATCGCATCGGCACGGTCCTGCACTGA
- a CDS encoding YifB family Mg chelatase-like AAA ATPase has protein sequence MIVRVACAALHGVDAFRVDLEVDLARQGMPAFVMVGLAEGALRESRERVFAAMRACNLRLPPARITVNLAPADRRKSGSGFDLPLAIGLLAAAEILPQGSTDGWFLLGELSLTGELKPVPGVLPVAVRARAEGARGMLVAADNAAEAAVVEGLPVYPVRSLGEAAAFLAGQADISAVPSGGRAVWERGADWPVDFAEVKGQEHAKRAIEIAAAGAHNLLFIGPPGSGKTMLAQRIPTVLPPLSFEEALEVTTIYSVAGQLDGQGLITRRPFRAPHHTVSDYGLVGGGANPRPGEISLAHRGVLFLDELPEFRKTALEVMRQPLEDGVVTIARAAVSLTYPADSMLVAAMNPCPCGYRTDDRHTCTCLGPAVQRYRARLSGPLLDRIDLHVEVPAVPYEDLRGGMTGSTSAEMRGRIATARAVQSARYAGTPCRTNADLTGKLLEEHCALGPDEHAFLEGAVRALALSARAYTRILRIARTIADLEWAEQAEQAGRVELAEQALAAGLDAVPGGAAGTAVPDAVLPDDAVARGTDPAGGDAPSARPMGPAGPIRVQHLAEAINCRALDRERL, from the coding sequence ATGATCGTTCGCGTGGCCTGTGCCGCCCTGCACGGGGTGGACGCCTTCCGGGTGGACCTGGAAGTGGACCTTGCCCGGCAGGGCATGCCCGCCTTCGTCATGGTGGGCCTGGCCGAAGGGGCGCTGCGCGAATCGCGCGAGCGCGTCTTTGCCGCCATGCGTGCCTGCAACCTGCGCCTGCCGCCCGCCCGCATCACCGTCAATCTCGCCCCCGCCGACCGTCGCAAGAGCGGCAGCGGCTTCGACCTTCCCCTTGCCATCGGCCTGCTGGCCGCCGCCGAGATACTGCCCCAGGGCAGCACGGACGGGTGGTTTCTGCTGGGCGAGCTTTCGCTTACCGGCGAACTGAAGCCCGTGCCGGGCGTGCTGCCCGTGGCCGTGCGCGCCCGCGCCGAAGGGGCGCGCGGCATGCTGGTGGCGGCGGACAACGCCGCCGAGGCCGCCGTGGTGGAAGGGCTGCCGGTGTACCCCGTGCGTTCGCTGGGCGAGGCCGCCGCCTTTCTGGCCGGGCAGGCGGACATATCCGCCGTGCCTTCGGGCGGGCGCGCCGTGTGGGAACGCGGCGCTGACTGGCCCGTGGATTTCGCCGAGGTGAAGGGGCAGGAGCACGCCAAGCGGGCCATCGAAATCGCGGCGGCGGGCGCGCACAACCTGCTGTTCATCGGCCCACCGGGCAGCGGCAAGACCATGCTGGCCCAGCGCATTCCCACGGTGCTGCCGCCGCTCTCCTTCGAGGAAGCGCTGGAGGTGACCACCATCTACAGCGTGGCGGGCCAACTGGACGGGCAGGGGCTGATCACCCGCCGCCCGTTTCGCGCGCCGCACCACACCGTGTCGGACTACGGGCTGGTGGGCGGCGGGGCCAACCCGCGCCCCGGCGAGATTTCGCTGGCGCATCGCGGGGTGCTGTTTCTGGACGAATTGCCCGAATTCCGCAAGACAGCGCTGGAAGTGATGCGCCAGCCGCTGGAAGACGGCGTGGTGACCATCGCCCGCGCCGCCGTCTCGCTGACCTACCCGGCGGACAGCATGCTGGTGGCGGCCATGAACCCCTGCCCCTGCGGCTACCGCACCGACGACAGGCACACCTGCACCTGTCTTGGCCCGGCAGTGCAGCGGTATCGGGCACGTCTGTCCGGTCCGCTGCTGGACCGCATCGACCTGCATGTGGAGGTGCCCGCCGTGCCTTACGAGGATTTGCGCGGCGGCATGACGGGCAGCACATCCGCAGAAATGCGGGGCCGCATCGCGACGGCGCGGGCCGTGCAATCAGCGCGGTACGCGGGCACTCCGTGCCGCACCAACGCGGACCTTACCGGCAAGTTGCTGGAAGAACACTGCGCCCTTGGCCCTGACGAGCACGCCTTTCTGGAGGGTGCGGTGCGGGCCCTGGCCCTGTCGGCACGGGCGTACACGCGTATTCTGCGCATTGCGCGGACCATCGCGGATCTGGAGTGGGCAGAACAGGCAGAACAGGCGGGACGGGTGGAACTGGCGGAGCAGGCTCTGGCCGCCGGTCTGGATGCGGTGCCCGGAGGCGCGGCGGGAACTGCGGTCCCGGATGCCGTGCTTCCGGATGACGCGGTGGCGCGGGGAACGGACCCGGCGGGCGGTGATGCCCCCAGCGCCCGCCCCATGGGACCCGCTGGTCCCATCCGCGTGCAGCACCTGGCGGAAGCCATCAACTGCCGCGCGCTGGACCGCGAACGGTTGTAG
- a CDS encoding ATP-binding protein gives MPASPPPPSTSTPDQDVAAARAARLSLLIVSEFEEFARGLVARLAACGLEPSYMLAETPSELSRLITEEPWDMVVAEAEAPGMTWQEVLMLVRGVREDVPFVLVSPTPDEGMALEAMREGADEVLCADDWHLGPAFLRLVREAERRRTLSVHWREINRDARQWRGMVEGTVLGIFRCRPWGDLISANPAFADMFGYPSPDALFAAIRTGGAAGVAPGGPLPDGWLPGGFLDRATLDRMLNTLRDEGEVRDFETTARRADGSTFWISVNARVQRGTTGEISGIEGTVEDIDRRKAVENMIIRAKQEWEKTFDSVPDIIMIMDAGQRVRRSNMALGRLLGLHPKDLVGRHCNDVLGASVMADDVCTAIRAMPWGESRTEELYLPSLGGHFLVTLSPFLADSQYDGEPIREGDAPGTVLVAHDISSRKQLEARLRQAQKMEAIGTLAGGIAHDFNNILGVMMGYTEMSLDQTEDGDAQHRRLTEVLAAGRRARDLIRQILTFSRQEEPSRLPLPPLAPIKETVRLLRATLPANVDIRLNLADTGPLLANLSQLQQVIMNLCGNAAHAMRERGGVLELTLDAVELDEDEATVRSLPAPGGYARLRVRDTGHGIPADILENIFDPFFTTKKPDEGTGMGLALVHGIVTAHGGAVAAQSTVGVGTEFEVLLPLAPQAGEEAASGPDSAHSGSGAALVVDDEAPLAAIMGAMLEKLGYRAVVTANPLDALERFRADPASWRLVVTDQTMPGMTGTELTRQVRALRPDLPVVLCSGFSEGLGHDAATEAGVSLMLAKPLLRADLAAALSELGLENGKG, from the coding sequence ATGCCCGCATCCCCGCCACCTCCATCCACCAGCACGCCCGACCAGGACGTCGCGGCGGCACGCGCGGCGCGGCTCAGCCTGCTCATCGTCTCCGAGTTCGAGGAATTCGCACGCGGACTGGTGGCGCGGCTTGCGGCCTGCGGGCTGGAGCCTTCGTACATGCTGGCCGAAACGCCGTCCGAGCTTTCGCGCCTGATCACCGAAGAACCGTGGGACATGGTGGTGGCGGAAGCCGAGGCTCCCGGCATGACCTGGCAGGAAGTGCTGATGCTGGTGCGCGGGGTGCGCGAAGACGTGCCCTTCGTGCTGGTAAGCCCCACCCCCGACGAAGGGATGGCCCTGGAGGCCATGCGCGAAGGCGCAGACGAGGTGCTCTGCGCCGACGACTGGCACCTTGGCCCCGCCTTCCTGCGTCTGGTGCGCGAGGCGGAACGACGGCGCACCCTTTCCGTGCACTGGCGCGAGATAAACCGCGACGCCCGCCAGTGGCGCGGCATGGTGGAAGGTACCGTGCTCGGCATCTTTCGCTGCCGCCCCTGGGGCGACCTGATAAGCGCCAACCCCGCCTTTGCCGACATGTTCGGCTACCCTTCGCCCGATGCGCTGTTCGCGGCCATCCGGACCGGCGGCGCAGCCGGTGTCGCCCCCGGCGGCCCCCTGCCCGACGGCTGGCTGCCCGGCGGTTTTCTGGACCGGGCCACCCTGGACCGCATGCTGAACACCCTGCGTGACGAAGGCGAGGTGCGCGACTTCGAAACCACGGCCCGCCGGGCAGACGGCTCCACCTTCTGGATTTCGGTGAACGCCCGCGTGCAGCGCGGCACCACCGGAGAAATTTCCGGCATCGAAGGCACGGTGGAAGACATCGACCGCCGCAAGGCCGTGGAAAACATGATCATCCGCGCCAAGCAGGAATGGGAGAAAACGTTCGACAGCGTGCCCGACATCATCATGATCATGGACGCGGGCCAGCGCGTGCGGCGCAGCAACATGGCCCTGGGCAGGCTGTTGGGCCTGCACCCCAAGGATCTGGTGGGCCGCCACTGCAACGATGTGCTTGGGGCCTCCGTCATGGCGGACGACGTGTGCACGGCCATCCGGGCCATGCCCTGGGGCGAAAGCCGCACCGAGGAGCTGTACCTGCCCAGCCTTGGCGGGCACTTTCTGGTCACCCTGTCGCCCTTCCTTGCCGACAGCCAGTACGACGGCGAACCGATCCGGGAGGGGGACGCGCCCGGCACGGTGCTGGTGGCGCACGACATCAGCAGCCGCAAGCAACTGGAAGCCCGGCTGCGCCAGGCCCAGAAGATGGAGGCCATCGGCACGCTGGCCGGGGGCATCGCCCACGATTTCAACAATATCCTTGGCGTGATGATGGGCTACACGGAAATGAGCCTGGACCAGACCGAAGACGGCGACGCCCAGCACCGCCGCCTGACCGAGGTGCTGGCCGCCGGACGCCGGGCGCGCGACCTGATCCGCCAGATCCTGACCTTCAGCCGGCAGGAGGAACCGTCCCGCCTGCCGTTGCCGCCGCTGGCGCCCATCAAGGAAACGGTGCGCCTCTTGCGCGCCACCCTGCCCGCCAATGTGGACATCCGGCTGAACCTGGCCGACACCGGCCCGCTGCTGGCCAACCTGAGCCAGTTGCAGCAGGTGATCATGAACCTGTGTGGCAACGCGGCCCATGCCATGCGTGAACGGGGCGGCGTGCTGGAACTGACCCTGGACGCCGTGGAACTGGACGAGGACGAGGCCACGGTCCGCTCGCTGCCCGCCCCCGGCGGCTATGCCCGGCTGCGCGTGCGCGACACGGGGCACGGCATTCCTGCGGATATCCTCGAGAACATCTTTGACCCGTTCTTCACCACCAAGAAGCCGGACGAGGGCACGGGCATGGGCCTTGCGCTGGTGCACGGCATCGTCACCGCGCACGGCGGGGCCGTTGCGGCGCAATCCACCGTGGGTGTGGGCACCGAATTCGAGGTGCTGCTGCCCCTGGCTCCGCAGGCGGGCGAAGAGGCCGCCTCGGGGCCGGATTCCGCGCACAGCGGCAGCGGCGCGGCGCTGGTGGTGGACGACGAGGCTCCGCTGGCGGCCATCATGGGGGCCATGCTGGAAAAGCTGGGCTACCGCGCCGTGGTCACCGCAAATCCGCTGGACGCGCTGGAACGCTTCCGGGCAGACCCGGCAAGCTGGCGGCTGGTGGTCACCGACCAGACCATGCCCGGCATGACCGGCACGGAACTGACCCGCCAGGTGCGCGCCCTGCGGCCCGACCTGCCGGTGGTGCTGTGTTCCGGCTTCAGCGAGGGGCTGGGGCACGACGCGGCCACGGAGGCGGGGGTCAGCTTGATGCTGGCCAAGCCCCTGCTGCGCGCCGACCTTGCCGCCGCCCTGTCCGAGCTTGGGCTGGAGAACGGGAAGGGGTAG
- a CDS encoding TadE/TadG family type IV pilus assembly protein, with protein MRACRISPFRLWRKEDGASSLEVAFMLPVLLAMLFGLVEFGYNLFARSTVEKAAQVGARFAVTGEGFDTGNRVTLIKDAARPLTEVLSGSTGTGVTILVRSYPNGTGAAAVENNGGDPCQTVEVQVDYSYAPLTPLVGSLLPPQITVSGRERMVNEPWAICK; from the coding sequence ATGCGTGCATGCCGCATATCGCCGTTCCGTCTGTGGCGCAAAGAAGACGGCGCCAGTTCGCTGGAGGTGGCGTTCATGCTGCCCGTGCTGCTGGCCATGCTCTTCGGGCTTGTGGAATTCGGCTACAACCTCTTTGCCCGCTCCACCGTGGAAAAGGCCGCACAGGTGGGGGCACGCTTTGCCGTCACCGGCGAAGGCTTCGACACGGGCAACCGGGTGACACTCATCAAGGACGCGGCCCGGCCGCTCACCGAGGTGCTGTCCGGCTCCACGGGCACGGGCGTGACCATCCTGGTACGCAGCTATCCCAACGGCACCGGGGCCGCCGCTGTCGAAAACAACGGCGGCGACCCCTGCCAGACGGTGGAGGTACAGGTGGACTACAGTTACGCGCCGCTGACGCCGCTGGTAGGCTCCCTGCTACCGCCGCAGATAACCGTCAGCGGGCGCGAACGCATGGTCAACGAACCCTGGGCGATCTGCAAATGA